gatacatcagttatgtataaattgtgctaattaaatactgatacatcaattctgatacatcagatttgtagttgatacataagttgtgatacatatacatcagttctgtagttgatacatacgttctgatacatatatgtgaaatttatttcctGCGGGTTGTTGATTCATCAGTTAGGTataacatgtgctaattaaatattgatacatcagttatgatacatcagttctacagttgatacataagttctgatacatatatgtgaagtttattttctgcaggttgttgattaatcagttaggtataacatgttctaattatatactgatacatcagtatAGATATATTAGttgtgtagttgatacataagtactgatacatatatgtgatacAAAAGTATATGAATcagattcattaaaaaaatggtAAATGTTATTGTGATACATAAGCAAGATGCCCCGAGCAATCAAGTTTAatacattagaatatgatacataaactttgattttatattcgagTTTGATAGATGAGAAAAACATACAAATCTTTTCAATTGATATATGAAAAGATTATTACATTTCAGTTGCTtactgattctgatacattacagttaatgtatcagatacattaaaacAGTAGATACATCTAAAATGTTtactattacaaaaaaaatggtTATAATCTTCTTGATGCCGTacttcattccctgcattgacatgaaaaatggttaaatacaacttgaactttatacataaatacgatgtatcagacacattaaaatatttgatacatgggaatctgatacatacagaagatatatcagaagcagtaaagcttcataaattataatctgatacataaatgtagatgtatcagaatcattaaaacttgatacaatagaaactgacacttaaacacgatgtatcagaagtagtaaatctccaaaaaaatgacatttaaaaaaacactatgtatcagaagcgttaacgcttgatacatgagaatttgatacataaataatatgtatcagaataaaaAAACGTTCATAAAAAcgacattaaaaaaaaacttaattgagcCCATATCTTTgagagattagggcgtgttgtaaccccttcaatcttgttgtctagttctttgggtgcatgtttaagtggagctttcgacttcaatttctcacgtagcttatccatcactgctggatcattacgatgtttggatgtaacctcgtcgtaaccttcccaagatgaatcagaaccaggtgaaacaagaatttcttgatttttattcaactgtgtgagaccatgaacggattccatatgtatcattgaagatatgagttaaaaaaatagaaagatttacagaagaaagtaAAGGATAtcaattttagaagatttttcaaagatttacagaagaaatcaaacgatataaattttaggagaaatcagattgaatgaggatgaagtgagatttcagataaggaaaaacttaaatataccttagttagaaccttgaaattgagtaacagATGTACTcagaaattcaaaatctcaaaaattgatgaaaagaaGCGAATTTAGGTGAGGATTTAGGGAGGAagagtgatgtatcagtgagggagagagagttaaaggaaaaagagggattttggatattttttggtataataggaaatacaagtaaatatggtattagaatatgtgtaaaagggtaatttttccaaaatgaaATGGATGGAGTAATTTGACTGCAGAAAGGCCTATTAAGGTTAAAATAAGAGGTTTTTAGTTGGAAAATTTACTTGATTgagtactttttaaaaaataattactgattttagcgatatttttttatttattaccatttatagcaatactatgataaatctacacttgtattaaaagtaaattatgcatacaatataaatgtattgtaagtgttttaaaatatatattatgtttgtgtagtaagaaactaacataatgtattataagtctattaaaatatgtgataaatgtattatccatctataaaacttgtattatatatgttttataaatagttctctacaatatgtattaaaactgtattataaatgtattataaatattcagtgattttttttttattgctatagatgataaatattttcttaatattgtatatttatgtaagttttcctttttagttagtccatttaaaaatgaataatCAGTACCTTTTTATTTGGAgatagtttaattttttttttatctcgtaatttttatttcaaccaaacataaaataaactcattttaaaatgaattatttttttagatgaCGAAGGGAGTACGAAATTAGTCATCCCTTGAGCCCCAAGTATCTTTCAAATTTGCTTACGTCTGTGCTTACGACTACCGCCAAACAAGCCCTTAATCTGCTCCCTCTACATATAGAGAAGCCTACAAACGCATTTTTaatcaaacaaagaagaagaaagaagaaaattttcaaatgagGAGTTTAATTTGTAACTCTTGTAACAAGGAATTTTTTGACCAAAATGAGCAAAAAATTCATTACAAATCAGAATGGCATCGTTACAATCTTAAGCGTAAGGTAAACTGCTAATTACCCTTTTTTGCGTTTTTTCGAAAGTAAAATGAATTTTAATGCATAAACAGATCATATTTTACCTAGTTAGTATCCactccattttaatttatttgtcttatttttctttttggtaaaaaaaataGTCTAATTTGACTTGACAAAAAATTAACAAGATTTTTCAATCTTGTGATTCTAAACTAAAGTTAggttaaatatatcaaaatgctCTTTAATTTTGTGGTCTTAACATGCTACGTGGAAAACTGAAATTAAAATCTTTCTAAGATAGTGAAaggtcattattttttaaacatattaaaaagaaaagtaagatcGGTGACAATTTTTAAAGTCGTGTATCCAGTGATTGTTTTGTTTCTTTGGTATTTATTTCAGGTTGCTGGAGTTCCTGGATTGACAGAGGCACTTTTTGTAGCCAGACAGTCTGCACTTGCAGAAGAAACTTCCTTGCTATATAGCTGTGTTCATTGTGGCAAAGAATACACAAGTTCTAAAGCTCATGCTCAACATCTAAAATCAAAAACTCATTTATCACAGGCTTTGCAAGAGCCAGTTCATCACGATGAGAATAGCGTTATGATCATCAAGCCTCTTCCACATCAACCTTCCGAGTGGGAAGAAGTTGATAAAGAGGAAGAGATggttgatgaactcaatgatGAAGATAGTGATGTTGATGAATGCATTGATCCGTGCTATTGTTTCATGTGTGATTTGAAACACGATACAATAGAAAACTGCACGGTTCACATGCACAAGCAGCACGGGTTCTTCCTACCTGATGTGGAGTATTTGAAGGATGCTAAAGGTTTCCTCACTTACCTTGGTCTCAAGGTAAGTAGTATTTCATTACCTTACCttttgttgatgataataatgaaattctttttcaaattactaATTGTTTATGTCATCGATCAGGTTAAAAGGGACTATGTGTGTCTGTATTGCAACGATAGATGTCGTCCTTTTAGTAGTTTGGAAGCAGTTCGAAAACATATGGAAGCTAAAAGTCATTGCAAAGTGCATTATGGTGATGGTGGTGATGATGAAGAAGCAGAATTAGAAGAGTTTTACGACTATAGCAGCAGGTATACGCGGGAAATAGATATTTGAACTGAATAGATTTGACTCCTGAATCCGTCTCTTCATTAGTTGCATATAATTTTCACTCTCAGATTGTTATAATCTTCACTAAGACTTCTATTTCCCATGTTCTAGCTATGTGGATGCAACAGGAAAGCAGCTTATTTCGTCTGAAGATTTTAACAACAATGTACAACTTGGAAGTGGTGGATCTGAACTCATAATTACAACAAGAACTGATGATGGATTGTCTGTTAAAGCAATTGGATCAAGAGAGTTTTTGAGATATTACCGCCAGAAACCAAGGCCTACGCGCATTAAGGATGCAGCCTTAGCATGGGTCTAGCAACCGTGCAGTCAAGTTAAaatgaaggagttgaaggccaTGAATAGATGTGAAGTTGATGAAAGAGTTGGAACTGGGATTATTTTGGTGGGAAATGAATAAATATTCTCAAAGTTTCAGAATTATGCATGTGTTCAAGCATTTGAGCAGACAATGATTTTGTTACAAGAGAACCTCAAGATCATCATAGTTTATGCTTAATCGACATAAACTATGTAGGAATGTTTGGTAACCCCACCCCTCACCCCAACCCCAAAAAGGTAAAAAATAGAAAGGCTGTAAGGTTTAAAAAACCTCAAATTTATAATGAGAATGGTGTGTCTCCTACACGAACTTACGAATAAATACTACACAACGTGGtctttcaaaaaaagaaagaagggaaagaTGAATCAAGGATCCTCCTACAATAGCTTAGATTTCTTCTTAAAGTTAAGCTAATATACAACAGCTTCAGGTCTAAAGACTGCCTGGTCTACATGTCTCATCACTTACCTCTTCGCTCTGGTCTTGCGAACATTTCTCAGAGGTCTCTTTCCTTGTTGCTTCACAACTTTCCCGTTCTTTGCCAAGTCACGTGCCAAAACCGGTTCCTCCTGCGATAATTCTTCACTAGGCATGGAAACAGCGGGACTGTCTGTTGTTTCATTCATGTCTGGAACATCCACAGCAGATTCACTAAGAAGCTCACACTTATCCTCCACTTGGTGAGGTTCAGTCGACTTGTTCTGACTTGATGTTCCTGGTTTCGGCTTCTCACCACCAATGTGTGTGTCGTTTTGTCCTCTACTTTGACCTGCAGACAAACTATCAAGGGGAGAACCAGTATTATTGGGATTCGAGCTCCAGAAAAATTGAAGAGCTATATCATTCATTCTTTTACCTAGCTTCTAATGATGTATAGCCATTAGAACTTGGGGCTAAATTTGGTTGAGTCACTTCATGTGAGTCAGAGGCAGTTATATGAAGACCTGAACTTGTAAAAACGGGTAAAATATCAGAGAAATCAAATTGACCATAATGGAGAAAACAAGATCAAGCAGTAAACCCAACCCTGAAgaacataaagaaaaaaaaagagacaaaATCGCATATAACAAAACCCACTTGCATATTTTAGGACATATAATTAACCAACTACAAACGCTGCcataatcaaaagaaaaagcAATGGAGGAACAAATGTGAATGAGACTAATTACTACTCTTGCACATGATACACAAGCTATTTTAATATTGGATGCACGTGTCTGAACTTGGCGAGCTAAACTTCTGTAGTCTCAGCCTAGATCATCCACCAGTGGTGGCAGCCAAATGCTAGTGGATCCTGTCAATCAAGCAGCTTTTTGAACTTGACGCCAATGCAGGTCAAGCTGGTTTGGCTCAAATGTGATGTTGGGATGCAATATGTTGATGTAAATTTAATTTAGTCTAGATGTTTGGAAGTGAACAACTAAGAGCTGAGCATTTTCTTTAATAAGGTAATTTTTCTACAGCCTTTACACTCAGTACAGCATCGCAAAATTACCAAGTTAAAAGTCTTCGCAGGTCCCATCCTCTTTTGGTTATTACTTGTCAGGCCCTAGGGTTCAAAACTTGTTCAACCAGATATCAGAATCCATTACAACACATTGGTCACAAGTCCAAGCTTTCCTGGTTTGCATCTAGCTCCTTTACACCCATAACTACATAAGATATAGGTTGAATTCAAATTTGTATTCCTCCACATGCCATCCTGACCATGCTAGGCCCTACCATTGGTTACACCATTGCAGTCACCATGGTTCTCTCACATATCCTCCTTACTTCCGCAATCAACATACTAATATTGTCACTATCATGGCTGTGATTTGTGGTCCCTGATAAAATCCACCATTGGCCTGACATGAAATCTGCTTAGAAGATAAGTAGCCAAGAAACCAACTTCCATCTCCGAAGACACTAGGGAAGCATCAAATGTCTCCATCTTTGTTTACATCTCTAACAGACCATTTACTAAAATAAACCCACATACCTAGTAAGCCAACTTTCAACTCCTATCTGACCAGGTAAAAGTAGGCAACAATTTTGACTTGTCCAGATGATCAAATATGAATTAGATGTCACTCGGCCAACTtcatatatttgtgtattggTAAGGAGTAATAAGTTGACTTTTGAACCCATTACTGCCAATTAGCTTAATAACATAAAGCCAACAGAAAAAATCTTAAAGAATGACGTCAAGTACCATCATTGTGCTCAGAGGGGAAAACTGGACCACTAGGCATGTAAGATTCGCGAGTAGCTTGCTCACCAACCCGAATTGCCTGTAAGTTTGAACAGTATGAGGACAGAAGTACATAACTGAACACACATCTTATTGTCCATATGAAATGCTATCTTTTTAAGTCCAAATGTGCCAAATGATGAATAAAGTACTGAAATCCCTAAATAAATGGCTACCTGATCTTGCAGCTGAATAGAAGAGGCAGCATTTAAACCTTTCTCACTTTCTCCACCATCTTGTGTTATTTCCACGtctgaaagagaaaaaaatgaggTTTCTACAGAAAGCTAGCAATTTGCAgcagaagacaaaataaaaaccAGGACAAGACCAGAAGACCAGTCTAAGAGGCCAAATTAGAGCACAACACACCTGACCACTTAATGGGTACATCTGACAGTTTAGCAAGTCTCAAAGAACTTGAGTCATTTATCTTCTCTGCAGTACTGGTTCCCGTTAAATCACCAACTGCAGATTTTGTTTCTGCCTTGCGTTCTACCAAACGTAATTGGTAGTCAGTTTCCTTGGAAGGGTGGGCACGCAACAGATCTTCAGTTGCTTTTGACCGAACTTTTCGTATTTCCTCATGAATATTCCATGACCCAGACGCATAAGAACTTTTTTTCTGTGATCCAGTAAAAAGCATATATCAGAAGACAGCAAATAACAGAAAATTGATAAAGTAAATGGAATTGGGACTACTTAGTAGCTGTTCACCATCTTTGACATGATATGCCTAACTATGTTTAATAATACAAAGCTCCTTCAAATCACTAAAATGATGAAGTGTGATCAAAGTTACAGCTTGAAATatgacataatatatatatatatatatatatatatatatataatattttatttttgataaatgaaacaacaacaacatacccagggAAATCCACAAGTAAAGTTTGGGAAGgtaaaatgtacgcagaccttgtCACTACCTcgggaggtagagaggttgtttccggaagaccctcgactcaaatTTAATAAATGAAAGATGGCATAAAATTTAATTCAGTATTCTGAGGAATTGCCAAGAGGAGTAAGCAAAAGTGTTCTAcctatataaaaaattaaaataacacaTGCACCAAAAATGAGACTATTGACGCAACTAAACATGCAAAGATAAGGACTGGTCACTTGGGAAACTGTTCGATCTATCAAGTCTCTGTTATGAAGTAGCACTAATCAAGTTGAGACTAATAAATTTCACCAAAACTAACCCTTTTTATCAGGGAAAACGACACAAATTGGAACCATAAGGTAAAGTATTTACCCAAAGTGGAcccaacccaaactatttacccgAGTTGGACCCACAGGCCAAACTATGCCTGCCTCCTTGTTCTATTCACTGAACCACTGCTTCTTCATCCTTGATACCATTgaagtgtgtgtatatatatatatatatatatatatatatatatattatgatggtatcaatatatatactctgatggtatctatatatatactctgatgttATCAAATAGTAATTGAATAGTCTTTTCACTGAAACAATGTCTGTTATTttgataccattagagtatatatatatactccgaTGGTATCAGGCGGTAAACACGAATTAGTAGTTAAAAACAGGGGGTAGCTGCTTAtaaatagttttcttttttgGCGTACAAGTgttattttccctttttattattaGAATGATAGCCTTTCAAGTTAATTAGTTGATATAAGATAAGATCTTAAGTCAACGCCTCAACCAGCTTGTTTCTTGTACAGTTTTAAGTTTATCAAACAGAAGGAAGTCAATAGATCCTATATCAATGTCCTCTAAACCACGTGCACATATCAAACTACATGGATGAACTCATGCATGGCTGCTTTAGaaaaattttcatttctttaGTGTACAACCTTTAGTTTGTAACCTTGGCAACTCTCTTtaatatttgattgatatcaATTTGATCTAATGTAAACGACTTCTTCTAAGTAGATCCCAAGTCCAAGAGCTTAATTCTTTCGAAAGTTCTAAATTTATAAAACCATTGCAAGGCAATGAGATCCCTTCATAAATATCCACCAACCCAATTGTACATATCAAATCCCAAAGATCAACATGTGCATAGCTGCTTTATAATTTTATCATCACATTAGTTTGAAACTTTGCAATGTTAGATAGTTCATGCATATAGTACTAAGTGCACCACATTGGAAAACGTTTATAATATATTCTGTAAATATAGGTATAAATAGGGTTGTAAAAACAAATAGAAGTAAACAcattctcaataatatttttctcgtGCCTTTATTTCTCACAGCAACATTGTTTGGCAAGTATGTATGCAGTTTAAGCACACCTGATAAGTGGAGTCAAGAACCACATCGTTTGATTGAAACACAGTGTGGGCACAATCAAGATTAAGTTTGAGAATAGCAAGAACGACAAGCTGATATGCATCTAGGCAACCTTTCTTCTCCATCTTCCCTTTTTGGCCTTTTTTTTACCAAGAAAGTAGCCCGGTCTCCAATTTATTACTTTACTAAATAAGTTCTTTCTCTCTGAAAACTACCAACTTTTGGCACTCTGAATCATCAAAGCTTCTAGTGCTAATTGCAGGACATTGTTGTATAATCTTAGTAAACTAAGGTTCAACCACCGTTCGACAAAATAGGAGTGTACATCCTCAAAGGCTTGAAATGAAAGTGAAAAGGCAGTAATAAAAGTAACATTGAAATTTTCAATACCTTCAAGGAAGACAGAGAATCACCACTGACAGAATATGGTGCTTCTTCGTCAAAGAGCTTTGCCTTCATTTGTGTGGGGGTTCTAAGTCCACTATTATCAACTGCAGGAGACGCCCATGGTGGACGAACTTTCATATATGACTTGGCCATTTCTACAGGTGAGCCGAAAGTATCATCCGCCTATATTTTCACAAAAAAGATATCGGAAACAGCATCAATAAACATTTTTATATAGCTAATTTTGGTATCACATAGCTAAAAGCAGTAAAATATGTGTCTTTGTGCTGGCAAAATATTACATGAGAAACACTAGTAAAACCATTAAGCTccttaagaaaaagaaagatcGAAAATTCGAGGTagaattaatattaatattatagaTAAAATCATATAAACTAGGCAGCTAATTCAGATTAAGTAGGAAAAACACTCTCATGGTTCAAGTTTCCAAAATCAAATTCGACAACATTAAAGTGACTTTTTTAAGAAACGGCACATCATAAATGAAGGACCTAGCAGACATTTATGCAATACAGACAAAAAGTACTCAACAAGTTTATCCCGTATAATAAGGATAGCAGGCCTGAAATTGGCCCATAAATTAGATATATTTAAATAGAAAGGGGGATCTTCTCAACTCGAGGAAATATTTTGGAGGCCAAAATCAAGAAGCAATTGGCTTAAGCAGGGTGACAATAATACAAAGTTTTACCAGAAAATGGAAGATGCACACGAAAATATAATCACATAAACAGCCTGGTTATTAATGATGGCATGGTCTCTAATGAAGGTTCGATTAACAATGAAATCCTATCTTTAAAGCACATGGAAACTCGAGGAAAAATAAACTTATGTATGTGAAAGAGAGGAGACAGATCTGGTCAAGAAACTAAAAGAAGACATCCATATCAATGAagggaaaaaaatcaaaagtacCATGCAAACAACTTCAAATTGATAAAGCTGGGGAGATCTTAATGTTGTAAATTAACATAAACCATGTGGATAGAGGGATTCTAGTAGACTAGTTGTAAGATATCTAATGAAAACGTCTTTTAGAGATCTCCAGAGACAGATAAAACGAGTTACTTACATTAACTACAGAGCTTAAACCTCCAAGAGTATTATCTGAACGCAGTCCATCTCTCTTTTCCATTAACCATTTCCTCGCTTCTATAATTGCTTGACTGCTGTGGTCCAACGTATCTGAATGAGACATAGAAGACTATTCAGCTTTATGCAAACATTTTGCAGGAAGAACACAAGCTATAACCATGTGATAGATTCATTAAATTATTACCATCTGCAATTGTTTGATCAGGTAGTGTCTCAAGTGGTGAAGAATCCACAACCCTTGAGTTGATGATCGCTACTAACTGATCACGCTCCTTACTGCAAAGTTAATAGTATAACTAGGTTCAGAAAGCAATATCATATTTCTTTTGTCCTCTTTTATTGTATTTACAGACAAAATCATATTTTGCTCTTTCCATAAACATGCATGTCATCTGGCTGTCAACGAGTCAAAGGCCtacttaatttttattcaagatTCATCAAGTAACAGAAGTATCCAAGGACAACTTAAAGAAAACTACAATATTGAAGACAAACATAAAAGAGGAAAATTGACAGTCTGTTTATATGAAAAAGATAAGCATGCATACATAAAAGACAAGCAAAAGATATGCATGCATACATAAAAAGAAGCAAAATAAGCTAACTACACCATTTCACAATTGTAAATGCAAAGGGATAACTGAATTTTCCAGTGGGAGTGTTCCTCAACTTGAAATACACTGACACCCAGGATTCCAGGGGAAGTACAAGGAAATAGCATCGACTATAACCATATCCAAAGTAAAGACGGTAATCACCAGTATTACATGATCTCCGCTAGGTATCTGTTATGATGGACACAGTTAGCTATTGAGTAAGCCTTACCTGCCTGATCTGGTTGGATCGCTTGTCATATGTACTAAATATGAATTCCATTTTTCTCTCACCTACTAGTATTAAGTGTCGACCTTTTCTTCCAAATTGCTAGCAGCAAAGACATctctgtctctctctctctgtgtgAAGATAACTTTAGAATTTGGACAAAGACAAAAGCAGGCAGAATTAATTTCCTGAGGTAGTAGTATACTGTTCttgaccaaaaaaaaagaattactGTTCACTCAACCCCAAAATGCTCGACACCCTTCTACAATTAGTAATATCATAGACGACTTTAACCTCTTTGTTGAAGCTCCACATCAGTTGTGGTAGGGAAATATTGGTCTCTTTCTTTGGTCTTGGGCAATCCTCACTCATGAGCAGGTTGAATTAGGTCCAGTTTCCATTTCTTCTCATGGTATCAGTGTCAAATTCATCCCAATTCTTAGCTTACTCGATGATGGGCCCCCCATAGAATAGTCTATGCTCCAAATGTCAAGTCTTGAGAGTGCGAAGGGGTATTGAAGTCTCACGTCAGTTGTGACAGGGAAATTGATCTCTTTATATGTGTGTTGGACAATCCTCACCTCATGAGCCAGCTTTTAGGGTTGAGTAAGGCCCAATGCCAATTTATTCTCGTATTGAAGTGCtatctcatctaaaagcttCAGTTGTTAGAGAGAGAACATTATCTATTTAATTATCCCTTCAACACGCCCCCTAACGTGCAGTCCTGATTCAGTTTTCATGGAGCAAACACgtgaatattatttttgataacgGTTGGCGATAAGACTCTAATTCAGGAGCAGGTAAAGGTCCCGGATTCTTCATTAACTGATCATAAATCAGTCTTTAGTAGAGACTTCATTAAGTTATCATAAATGTTTCTTCATTTCGAGATTTAACAGTGCATGATAATGTCAACATTCAACATCCATATAATTTGAAAGACTCTTCCTCTTATTTTTTAGATGGTAGGTTGTAATTGAACGTATGCATGCATGTGTATTTTTCAATCACTGGTGGATCCCTTGAGTGTCAAGTGCAAGAGTAATGCTTCAGACaatttaaacaacatataatcaGCTTTAAACATTCTGAATTGACTTATTCCTATGAATTTAAGGCATTGCAGACCATTTATAAATCGAAACATATACCTATTacaaaaagaatattaaaaatggctAATCAATAAACATATTATGTTGTTCCTCAACCAACTCAACCCAAAAAGCAGACCAACGACACCCTGCATTTCCAtcaaattgcatgaattttaaaactaaaaaataagcCTAAGGATAAATCTCAGAAAAAATTTCCCTCCCTCTGCTAAAAACACTAAAGAAGACTCTTAAAGACATTAAGAAGAAAATTCAATTCATGAGGATAAATTTTAAATCACGAAAGAGTCCAAATCTGAACTTCATATTGTCCTTTTCCTGGAGAATTATATAAACTACATCAAGGtgaaaagtttcaaaatttagTAGAACTTAGAAAGGACTAAAGACGCAAAAAAGGGAGCAGACAAGTGCAATGAATTGATAAAATGCAAACAAATCAAGACAGATATCACACTACATGCAAatgttaaaatataaagttaaGATTTAAGAATAATCTAGTTGAATATCCACAAAGAAAGGAGGCGtggaaaagaaataaaaaattacagaaTAGATAAGACACAAATCTCCTCTCACATACAAGAAATATCACTTTAACACTATGAAAACa
The genomic region above belongs to Solanum dulcamara chromosome 5, daSolDulc1.2, whole genome shotgun sequence and contains:
- the LOC129888901 gene encoding cytoplasmic 60S subunit biogenesis factor REI1 homolog 1-like, which codes for MRSLICNSCNKEFFDQNEQKIHYKSEWHRYNLKRKVAGVPGLTEALFVARQSALAEETSLLYSCVHCGKEYTSSKAHAQHLKSKTHLSQALQEPVHHDENSVMIIKPLPHQPSEWEEVDKEEEMVDELNDEDSDVDECIDPCYCFMCDLKHDTIENCTVHMHKQHGFFLPDVEYLKDAKGFLTYLGLKVKRDYVCLYCNDRCRPFSSLEAVRKHMEAKSHCKVHYGDGGDDEEAELEEFYDYSSSYVDATGKQLISSEDFNNNVQLGSGGSELIITTRTDDGLSVKAIGSREFLRYYRQKPRPTRIKDAALAWV
- the LOC129888900 gene encoding protein KAKU4; the encoded protein is MDSRSGGKIVTNRRKRYAAGPYDRPQQQPSPAAAEEPFPKSPNWLTGHVFPATRTIISGAAKILTSVFNSDSSSSSSSDSGSMFEDDDREENDICSEVDELNKHPQLRGERSQTKHLIEQLLMQETFSSKERDQLVAIINSRVVDSSPLETLPDQTIADDTLDHSSQAIIEARKWLMEKRDGLRSDNTLGGLSSVVNADDTFGSPVEMAKSYMKVRPPWASPAVDNSGLRTPTQMKAKLFDEEAPYSVSGDSLSSLKKKSSYASGSWNIHEEIRKVRSKATEDLLRAHPSKETDYQLRLVERKAETKSAVGDLTGTSTAEKINDSSSLRLAKLSDVPIKWSDVEITQDGGESEKGLNAASSIQLQDQAIRVGEQATRESYMPSGPVFPSEHNDGLHITASDSHEVTQPNLAPSSNGYTSLEASLSAGQSRGQNDTHIGGEKPKPGTSSQNKSTEPHQVEDKCELLSESAVDVPDMNETTDSPAVSMPSEELSQEEPVLARDLAKNGKVVKQQGKRPLRNVRKTRAKR